In a genomic window of Mycolicibacter heraklionensis:
- a CDS encoding gluconate 2-dehydrogenase subunit 3 family protein, producing MADTSRPDHLPNLRADRQPPHPSWLPRQRRGVTPQMIGRYPDFDVLASKDSWDEATRKVVLARLEPPGPLRFFSATEEPTLRAFCDIVLAQDDEPRVPVAEFVDAKLADGQLDGYQYADMPDDRETWRLVLRGLDEAAGQRYGKASFAAAEVPTQLALVDQFSRGRLQGGAWVQLNEMRAWSVCMRMALSAFYSHPWAWNEIGFGGPAYPRGFMRLGGPSGPAAAREPFETRGAIDKDPVELVLEEDS from the coding sequence ATGGCCGACACCTCCCGACCCGACCACCTGCCGAATCTCCGGGCCGATCGCCAACCCCCGCACCCGTCCTGGTTGCCCCGGCAACGTCGCGGTGTCACCCCGCAGATGATCGGGCGCTACCCGGACTTCGACGTGCTCGCGTCGAAAGACAGCTGGGACGAGGCCACCAGGAAGGTGGTGCTGGCCCGGCTGGAACCGCCGGGGCCGCTGCGGTTCTTCAGCGCCACCGAGGAACCCACCCTGCGGGCGTTCTGTGACATCGTGCTGGCCCAAGATGATGAACCGCGAGTGCCCGTTGCCGAGTTCGTCGATGCCAAACTGGCCGACGGTCAGCTCGACGGCTATCAATACGCCGACATGCCCGATGACCGGGAGACCTGGCGTCTGGTGCTGCGCGGCTTGGACGAGGCCGCCGGGCAGCGGTACGGCAAGGCATCGTTCGCCGCAGCCGAAGTCCCGACCCAACTGGCACTGGTCGACCAGTTCTCCCGAGGCCGGCTGCAGGGCGGCGCCTGGGTACAGCTGAACGAGATGCGGGCATGGTCGGTGTGCATGCGGATGGCGTTGTCCGCGTTCTACTCCCATCCCTGGGCGTGGAACGAGATCGGGTTCGGCGGTCCGGCCTATCCACGCGGCTTCATGCGGCTGGGTGGCCCGAGCGGGCCGGCGGCGGCGCGCGAACCGTTCGAAACCCGCGGTGCCATCGACAAGGACCCGGTGGAACTGGTGCTGGAAGAGGACTCGTAG
- a CDS encoding DUF6131 family protein: MIALGVVLIILALIFKINVLWTVGVILLVVGAALWILGAVGRPVAGRRYWY; encoded by the coding sequence ATGATTGCCCTCGGAGTGGTCCTGATTATTCTGGCGCTCATCTTCAAGATCAACGTCCTATGGACGGTCGGCGTCATTCTGCTGGTTGTCGGCGCGGCACTCTGGATTCTGGGCGCGGTCGGTCGTCCGGTCGCGGGGCGGCGCTACTGGTATTGA